Proteins from a single region of Drosophila biarmipes strain raj3 chromosome 3R, RU_DBia_V1.1, whole genome shotgun sequence:
- the LOC127011564 gene encoding cuticle protein 18.6: MAFKLIALVSCLAAASAGLIQVEQHEQQPQLYQAHQPQHVVYQKQHEVHPHGHEVYPDDPHPKYNFAYDVQDALSGDSKSQVESRDGDVVQGEYSLDDADGFRRTVKYTADSVNGFNAVVHREPLAHVHKVVAAAPVQYHHAPAAPAAVIKSYSAPAPAYVAPTYAAPAYTAPAYSAPSYTTHQAEQPQEQDHQQHHYASYESSAHSQAAHEGHEYYHHQ, from the exons ATGGCTTTCAAG CTGATTGCTCTGGTCTCCTGCCTGGCAGCCGCATCCGCTGGACTCATCCAGGTGGAGCAGCACGAGCAACAGCCCCAGCTGTACCAGGCCCACCAGCCGCAGCATGTGGTCTACCAGAAGCAGCACGAGGTCCATCCCCACGGGCACGAGGTGTACCCCGACGATCCTCATCCCAAGTACAACTTCGCCTACGACGTGCAGGACGCCCTCTCCGGGGATTCAAAGAGCCAGGTGGAGTCCAGGGACGGGGATGTGGTGCAGGGAGAGTACTCCCTGGACGACGCCGATGGCTTCCGCCGCACGGTGAAGTACACCGCCGACTCCGTCAACGGATTCAATGCCGTGGTGCACCGCGAGCCCCTGGCCCATGTGCACAAGGTGGTGGCTGCCGCTCCCGTCCAATATCACCACGCCCCAGCCGCCCCCGCTGCCGTGATCAAGAGCTACTCCGCCCCTGCTCCCGCCTACGTGGCTCCCACCTACGCCGCCCCTGCCTACACTGCCCCTGCCTACTCCGCACCTAGCTACACCACCCACCAGGCCGAGCAGCCCCAGGAGCAGGatcaccagcagcaccacTACGCCAGCTACGAGTCCTCCGCCCACTCTCAGGCAGCCCACGAGGGTCATGAGTACTACCACCACCAGTAA